A section of the Elizabethkingia anophelis R26 genome encodes:
- a CDS encoding M1 family aminopeptidase, protein MKKIFIAALFLGTLLNANMAFGQTETSGRDGVYRASHTKMTELKHTKLKVNFDYQKEQMNGEEWLTASPYFYATDSLVLNAKAMLIHEVALDKGGSKTPLKFDYKNDILKINLDKTYNKNQDYTVYIKYTARPNEVKQRGSSAISDAKGLYFINAQGKEADKPTQIWTQGETESSSAWFPTIDKTNQKTTQEIYMTVPDKYVTLSNGILKESKKEGNNLRTDHWVMEKRHSPYLFFMGVGDYAVVKDKWRNIPVDYYIEKEYEPYAKQIYGNTPEMMEFYSKYLNYDYPWAKYAQISGRDYVSGAMENTTATLHGDAVQQKPGQLVDENSWESTIAHELFHHWFGDLVTAESWSNLTVNESFANYSEYLWFEHKYGKDLADYHLMKDVGNYLHNPNDYSKNLVRFNYADKEDVFDLVTYQKGGGILHMLRNYLGEDAFRQGLTDYLKTNEYGNGEAHQLRLSFEKVSGKDLNWFFNQWYFSNGHPKLSYSYNYEPVKKQVTVTINQSQSPLFQFPLAIDVYDNGKPVRQNVWVDAKANNSFTFPSSKSPDLVNINADGILLSTITDTKTPEQYLLQYQGSKEFYSRYKAVQEAAKSADKNDAALKTLLAGLKDPFFRIRMKALNGLDLSKPNQAKLALAEVEKLASNDPKTLVQGEAIAALAKTKDKKYQSLYEKGITAVSNSVSGNSLAALATVAPEKIAAYADKIDLNNANEGLISTLLPIIVKNKITKQMPAIAETAAFYPFIKMQNPEEGKAAEDAYNWIMGSDSAEATKRLTKVLGLAKSQIGDNPQAKMMIVNMLKAGLNTKMAVLKADPQNAELHKQIEMINNTIEAYSK, encoded by the coding sequence ATGAAAAAGATCTTTATTGCAGCCCTGTTTTTAGGAACGCTTTTAAATGCAAATATGGCATTTGGTCAGACAGAAACATCCGGAAGAGATGGTGTCTACAGAGCTTCTCACACAAAAATGACAGAGCTGAAACATACCAAACTCAAAGTAAATTTCGACTATCAGAAAGAGCAAATGAATGGTGAAGAATGGCTTACAGCATCACCTTATTTTTATGCTACAGACTCTTTAGTTCTGAATGCTAAAGCTATGCTTATTCATGAAGTGGCTTTGGATAAAGGTGGTAGTAAAACTCCTCTGAAATTTGATTATAAAAACGATATTCTGAAAATTAATCTGGATAAGACTTATAATAAGAACCAGGATTATACAGTATACATTAAATATACTGCCCGTCCGAATGAGGTAAAGCAAAGAGGAAGTTCAGCGATTAGTGATGCTAAAGGCCTGTACTTTATCAATGCTCAGGGTAAAGAAGCTGATAAACCAACACAAATATGGACACAGGGAGAAACGGAATCTTCTTCCGCCTGGTTCCCAACAATAGATAAGACCAACCAGAAAACAACTCAGGAAATCTATATGACAGTTCCGGATAAATACGTTACATTATCCAACGGAATCCTGAAAGAATCCAAAAAAGAAGGAAACAACCTGCGTACAGACCATTGGGTGATGGAAAAAAGACATTCCCCTTACTTATTTTTTATGGGTGTCGGTGATTATGCGGTTGTAAAAGATAAATGGAGAAATATTCCGGTAGACTATTATATTGAGAAAGAATATGAACCATATGCAAAACAGATTTATGGTAATACTCCGGAGATGATGGAGTTTTATTCCAAATATCTGAATTATGATTATCCATGGGCTAAATATGCACAGATATCCGGACGCGACTATGTAAGTGGTGCTATGGAAAATACAACCGCTACATTACACGGAGATGCTGTACAGCAGAAGCCAGGTCAATTGGTTGATGAAAACAGCTGGGAATCTACAATTGCTCATGAATTATTCCATCATTGGTTTGGGGATTTGGTAACCGCTGAAAGCTGGAGCAATCTTACTGTAAACGAATCTTTCGCTAACTATTCTGAATACCTGTGGTTCGAACATAAGTATGGCAAAGATTTGGCGGACTACCATCTGATGAAGGATGTGGGGAATTATCTGCATAATCCAAATGATTATTCCAAGAATTTAGTACGCTTTAATTATGCCGATAAAGAAGATGTTTTCGATCTGGTAACTTATCAGAAAGGTGGTGGAATTCTTCATATGCTTCGCAATTATCTAGGTGAAGATGCTTTCAGACAAGGTTTAACGGATTATCTGAAAACGAATGAATATGGAAATGGAGAAGCTCACCAGTTACGTCTTTCATTTGAAAAAGTAAGTGGAAAAGATCTTAACTGGTTCTTTAATCAGTGGTATTTCTCGAACGGTCATCCAAAATTGTCTTATAGCTATAACTATGAGCCGGTTAAGAAGCAGGTCACAGTGACAATTAATCAGTCACAGTCACCTTTATTCCAATTTCCACTGGCTATAGATGTTTATGATAATGGTAAACCAGTACGTCAGAATGTATGGGTAGATGCTAAAGCAAATAATTCATTTACATTCCCTTCATCCAAAAGTCCTGATTTAGTAAATATTAATGCGGATGGTATTTTGTTATCTACAATTACAGATACTAAAACACCTGAACAATACTTATTACAATACCAAGGTTCTAAGGAATTTTATAGCCGTTATAAGGCTGTTCAGGAAGCTGCTAAAAGTGCAGATAAGAATGATGCAGCACTGAAAACATTATTGGCTGGCTTAAAGGATCCTTTCTTCAGAATAAGAATGAAAGCCTTAAATGGGTTAGACTTGTCTAAGCCTAATCAGGCAAAATTAGCACTGGCTGAAGTAGAGAAATTAGCATCGAATGATCCTAAGACATTGGTACAAGGTGAGGCAATTGCTGCATTGGCTAAAACAAAGGATAAAAAATATCAGTCTTTATACGAAAAAGGAATTACTGCAGTATCTAATTCTGTTAGCGGAAACTCATTAGCAGCGCTGGCAACTGTAGCACCTGAGAAAATTGCAGCTTATGCAGATAAGATTGACTTGAATAATGCTAATGAAGGTTTAATCTCTACCTTATTGCCTATTATTGTTAAAAATAAAATAACAAAACAAATGCCTGCAATAGCAGAGACAGCAGCGTTTTATCCTTTCATAAAAATGCAAAATCCTGAAGAAGGTAAAGCTGCAGAAGATGCTTATAACTGGATTATGGGGTCGGATAGTGCAGAAGCAACAAAACGTCTTACAAAGGTTTTAGGTTTGGCTAAAAGTCAGATCGGAGATAATCCTCAGGCAAAGATGATGATTGTGAATATGCTGAAAGCAGGGCTTAATACCAAAATGGCAGTATTGAAAGCAGATCCGCAAAATGCTGAATTGCATAAACAAATCGAAATGATTAATAATACTATAGAGGCATACAGCAAATAA
- a CDS encoding chitinase — MKLSLITGISLAFLLSGQSCAQKVQNKSLQQIVDNRSSQHISKLIDAKTWNKLFPNRNNIQGNDNKHQDFYSYQAFIKAAAHFPPFLNEGSVEDQKRELAAFLANIAQETSGGWDDAPGGYFAWGLYFIEENNKGNGNNYTDTAKTAYPPTEGQAYYGRGPKQLSWNYNYGQFSEAWFGDKNILLKNPGLLAQDNILSFASAIWFWMTAQMPKPSCHDVMTGKWKPTEKDLESGRVSGFGTTVNIINGGIECGLGKALPKTQYRYEYYQYFCKYFGVNPGENITCSSQKPFGT; from the coding sequence ATGAAACTTTCATTGATTACTGGTATCTCATTAGCTTTCTTACTATCAGGACAATCTTGTGCTCAGAAAGTTCAAAATAAAAGCTTACAACAGATTGTGGATAACAGATCTTCTCAGCATATTTCCAAACTAATAGATGCCAAAACATGGAATAAGCTATTCCCTAACAGAAATAACATACAGGGAAACGATAACAAGCATCAGGATTTTTACTCCTATCAGGCTTTTATAAAAGCTGCAGCACATTTCCCTCCTTTCCTAAATGAAGGTTCTGTCGAAGACCAAAAAAGAGAACTAGCCGCATTTCTTGCCAATATTGCGCAGGAAACCAGTGGTGGATGGGACGATGCTCCGGGAGGATATTTTGCATGGGGGCTTTATTTCATAGAAGAAAATAATAAAGGAAACGGAAACAACTACACCGATACAGCCAAAACAGCTTATCCACCAACTGAAGGACAGGCATATTATGGACGTGGTCCCAAACAGCTTAGCTGGAATTATAATTACGGACAATTTAGTGAAGCATGGTTTGGTGATAAAAATATACTCTTAAAAAATCCCGGACTTCTTGCCCAAGACAATATCCTTTCTTTTGCTTCTGCAATCTGGTTTTGGATGACGGCCCAAATGCCGAAACCTTCCTGTCATGATGTAATGACCGGCAAATGGAAACCTACAGAAAAAGATTTAGAAAGCGGAAGGGTTTCCGGATTCGGAACAACTGTAAATATCATTAACGGTGGTATCGAATGCGGATTAGGAAAAGCACTACCAAAAACCCAATACCGATATGAATACTATCAGTATTTCTGTAAATATTTTGGTGTAAATCCAGGTGAAAACATTACCTGCAGCAGCCAGAAACCTTTTGGAACATAA
- a CDS encoding DUF2461 domain-containing protein, translating into MENTKYILNFLTQLSQNNNREWFTENKPQYQQAHEYFISIVEQVISELAKTEPEMERLDPKKCVFRIYRDTRFSKDKTPYKTNFGASFFMGQSKGIGEAGYYMHFEPGKSFIAAGLYQPNSDVLKKFRKEISYNKEEFLSIIENPTFKKNFKIEGEKLKKIPQGFEKDDPMAEYLKYKEMILIHSFEDAEITSPKFVQEIGKLFKIALPFNQFVKESTEFN; encoded by the coding sequence ATGGAAAACACAAAATACATATTAAACTTCCTGACGCAACTTTCCCAGAATAATAATCGTGAATGGTTTACAGAAAACAAACCTCAGTATCAGCAAGCACATGAATATTTTATAAGTATTGTCGAGCAGGTAATCTCTGAGCTGGCAAAAACAGAGCCGGAAATGGAAAGGCTGGATCCCAAAAAATGTGTTTTCCGTATCTACAGAGATACCCGATTTTCAAAAGATAAAACACCTTATAAGACAAATTTCGGAGCCTCGTTTTTCATGGGGCAAAGTAAAGGAATTGGTGAAGCGGGGTATTATATGCATTTTGAACCTGGTAAATCCTTTATTGCAGCAGGCTTATATCAGCCCAATTCTGATGTTTTGAAAAAATTCCGAAAAGAAATAAGTTATAACAAAGAAGAATTTCTGAGCATCATAGAAAACCCAACATTCAAGAAAAATTTTAAAATAGAGGGAGAAAAACTAAAAAAAATCCCACAGGGATTTGAAAAAGACGATCCTATGGCTGAATATCTTAAATACAAAGAAATGATCTTGATTCACTCTTTTGAAGATGCCGAAATTACTTCACCAAAATTTGTGCAGGAAATTGGTAAGCTGTTCAAAATCGCTTTGCCTTTCAACCAGTTTGTAAAGGAAAGTACAGAATTCAATTAA
- a CDS encoding Mrp/NBP35 family ATP-binding protein produces the protein MIKKEAVQDFLKEVEVDDLVKNIQIMGDSVFIDMVAHSPAMHEKKKLEVAMKQAFTSHFGENVTLKLKIDSPEQSEIQQNQIKGKQIPGIKNIIAIASGKGGVGKSTVAANMAVTLAKMGFSVGLLDADIYGPSVPTMFDTVGAKPISVEENGRNLMKPIESYGVKLLSIGYFSGANQAVVWRGPMAAKALNQMLRDAAWGELDFLLLDLPPGTGDIHLSIIQEVPVTGAVIVSTPQHVALADVRKGIGMFQMDSINIPVLGLIENMAYFTPAELPENKYYIFGKEGAKNLAEDLGIPVLGEIPLIQSIREAGDVGRPVALQEGTGIADIYTKTAQNMIESLVERNENLPPTEAVKITTMAGCSPKK, from the coding sequence ATGATTAAAAAGGAAGCTGTACAGGATTTCTTAAAGGAAGTTGAGGTTGACGATCTTGTGAAGAATATCCAGATCATGGGTGACAGTGTTTTTATAGATATGGTAGCTCATTCTCCGGCAATGCACGAAAAGAAAAAACTGGAGGTTGCTATGAAGCAAGCTTTTACAAGTCATTTTGGAGAAAATGTAACTTTAAAACTAAAAATTGATTCTCCGGAACAGAGTGAAATACAACAGAATCAGATAAAAGGGAAACAAATTCCCGGAATAAAAAATATTATTGCTATTGCTTCCGGTAAAGGAGGCGTTGGTAAGTCTACTGTAGCGGCAAATATGGCAGTTACTTTAGCAAAAATGGGTTTTTCAGTAGGTTTGTTAGACGCAGATATTTATGGACCATCTGTACCAACAATGTTTGATACTGTAGGAGCTAAACCGATTTCTGTTGAAGAAAATGGCAGAAACCTGATGAAGCCAATTGAAAGCTATGGAGTAAAACTTTTATCTATAGGATATTTCTCAGGAGCTAATCAGGCTGTAGTATGGAGAGGCCCAATGGCTGCAAAAGCACTTAACCAGATGTTACGTGATGCTGCATGGGGAGAATTGGATTTCTTGTTATTAGACCTTCCTCCGGGAACAGGAGATATCCACCTTTCTATTATTCAGGAAGTACCTGTAACCGGAGCTGTAATTGTAAGTACACCTCAGCATGTAGCACTTGCAGACGTTAGAAAAGGTATCGGAATGTTCCAGATGGACAGTATTAATATTCCGGTGCTTGGATTAATAGAAAATATGGCGTATTTTACACCCGCAGAATTACCAGAGAATAAATACTATATTTTCGGAAAAGAAGGTGCTAAAAATTTAGCAGAAGATCTTGGTATTCCTGTATTAGGAGAGATTCCGTTGATTCAGAGTATCCGTGAAGCTGGTGATGTAGGTCGTCCGGTAGCATTACAGGAAGGTACCGGAATAGCTGATATCTATACCAAAACGGCTCAGAATATGATTGAGAGCCTTGTAGAAAGAAATGAGAATCTTCCGCCAACGGAAGCTGTAAAAATAACAACAATGGCGGGGTGCTCGCCAAAAAAATAA
- a CDS encoding NifU family protein: MSETKHIETVTKVMEALEEIRPFLNKDGGDIELIDVKENTVIVRLLGNCSSCHINTSTLKLGVENTIKQHVPEIVEVINID, translated from the coding sequence ATGAGTGAGACTAAACACATCGAGACGGTAACAAAAGTAATGGAAGCCTTAGAAGAAATTCGCCCGTTTTTAAATAAAGATGGTGGTGATATTGAATTGATTGATGTAAAGGAGAATACTGTAATAGTACGTCTGCTAGGTAATTGCTCATCATGTCATATCAATACTTCAACACTGAAATTGGGCGTAGAGAATACAATTAAACAGCACGTTCCTGAAATCGTTGAAGTTATTAATATAGATTAA
- a CDS encoding TonB-dependent siderophore receptor — translation MNKYITTSFFVLGGLMVNAQTKKTDTLSSKDKEIEQVELFGERKKQPEGLEVITRLPLKTRDQIQSISVISYKAIETLGGLSLIDVVKNVPGVTLFSSYGGGSESMSIRGYRGVPVLKNGVLLDSDFRTAGMITDMQGVESIQVIKGSAAVTQGIGDGLGAAGGVINVVTKRPQFVNRTNVGFRYGSWDFYRPTVDFQRVLDNEGKVAIRFNGAYQKNNSFRSHVQGERIYVNPSITFRPDKMTNITVEMDYMNDRRTPDRGTVNLAAGDTEALYTMPKGKFLGFAEDRAKTETYNFMTSVDRKINDKFKVRAAFINSVSNTDTQAMSIAPNGKNWNERKRSYGKNMGEDVNKVFQFDFIGQDVQTGFIKHTFQVGFDWKETTVTTTSFDVYKNAGDLNQKKPVNTNNPIDVINVLGDISNTLPYNLIFNKTATGIVKTPTMGLMAQDVMAFGRYVKAHLGVRYSRLNGSTKNDVSTWNPSFGLIISPLENVNVFGSYTTTTSLRSANNILQSGGFVGPSKTAQWEGGIKSDWFNEKLRFNVTLFDIKTDNLAYQILDSNYNPVRDPNNNPLYGLAGNLRRKGIEVELIGRILPNLQIMSGWAYLDAQYKDSPAYVNGSAPMNSPKHTANAWLNYRFNQGILDGLDVGAGIYYVGKRPVDEWTQKTFTAGHVNSVQPGVRPFDMPEYTTVDAQVGYALKNGVGVRVFFNNIFDRVGYSSYFRGGYIDQIQPRNFAVQLNYKF, via the coding sequence ATGAATAAATACATTACTACTTCATTTTTCGTTCTTGGCGGATTGATGGTTAATGCGCAGACTAAAAAGACGGATACTTTGTCTTCTAAAGATAAAGAGATTGAGCAGGTGGAACTTTTCGGTGAAAGAAAGAAGCAGCCTGAAGGATTGGAGGTTATTACAAGATTGCCTCTAAAGACCAGAGATCAGATTCAGAGTATATCCGTGATTTCATATAAAGCAATTGAAACTTTAGGAGGTTTATCTTTAATTGATGTTGTAAAAAATGTTCCGGGAGTTACTTTATTCTCAAGCTATGGTGGCGGAAGTGAAAGTATGTCTATTCGTGGATACAGAGGTGTACCAGTACTAAAGAACGGAGTTTTATTAGATTCTGACTTTCGTACAGCTGGTATGATAACTGATATGCAGGGTGTAGAAAGTATTCAGGTAATTAAAGGTTCTGCAGCTGTAACACAAGGTATCGGAGACGGACTTGGAGCAGCAGGTGGTGTTATTAACGTAGTGACGAAAAGGCCTCAATTTGTTAACAGAACAAATGTAGGTTTCCGTTATGGCAGTTGGGATTTCTACCGTCCTACTGTAGATTTTCAAAGAGTTTTAGACAATGAAGGTAAAGTTGCAATAAGGTTTAACGGAGCATATCAGAAAAATAACTCTTTCAGATCTCATGTTCAAGGTGAAAGAATATATGTAAATCCATCCATTACTTTCCGTCCGGATAAAATGACCAACATTACGGTTGAGATGGATTATATGAATGACAGAAGAACTCCGGACAGAGGTACTGTTAACTTGGCAGCAGGTGATACCGAAGCATTATATACAATGCCAAAAGGTAAATTCTTAGGTTTTGCTGAAGATCGTGCAAAAACGGAGACTTATAACTTTATGACAAGTGTTGACAGAAAGATCAATGATAAATTCAAGGTAAGAGCTGCTTTTATTAATTCTGTCAGCAATACCGATACTCAGGCGATGTCTATTGCACCAAACGGAAAGAACTGGAATGAAAGAAAACGTTCTTATGGTAAGAATATGGGAGAAGATGTGAATAAAGTATTTCAGTTTGACTTCATCGGACAAGATGTACAGACAGGCTTTATTAAGCATACGTTTCAGGTAGGTTTTGATTGGAAAGAAACAACAGTTACAACCACTTCTTTCGATGTGTACAAAAATGCCGGTGACTTAAATCAAAAGAAACCTGTAAATACAAATAATCCTATTGATGTTATCAATGTTTTAGGAGATATTTCAAATACTCTTCCTTACAATTTAATTTTTAACAAAACGGCAACTGGTATAGTGAAAACTCCTACAATGGGATTAATGGCACAGGATGTTATGGCTTTTGGCAGGTATGTTAAGGCTCACTTGGGAGTAAGATACAGCAGATTAAATGGTTCTACAAAGAACGATGTATCTACATGGAATCCATCTTTTGGATTAATTATTTCTCCATTGGAAAATGTTAATGTTTTCGGATCGTATACAACAACAACTTCATTAAGATCTGCGAATAACATATTGCAGTCTGGTGGTTTTGTAGGTCCGTCTAAAACAGCGCAATGGGAAGGAGGTATTAAATCCGACTGGTTTAATGAGAAATTAAGATTCAATGTTACTTTATTTGATATCAAAACAGATAACTTAGCTTATCAGATTCTTGACTCAAATTATAACCCTGTAAGAGATCCTAATAATAATCCATTATATGGACTTGCTGGTAATTTGAGAAGAAAAGGAATCGAAGTAGAATTAATTGGTAGAATTTTACCAAACTTACAGATTATGTCTGGTTGGGCATATTTAGATGCACAATACAAAGATAGTCCTGCTTACGTAAACGGTTCCGCTCCGATGAACTCTCCAAAGCATACAGCAAACGCATGGTTAAACTATAGATTTAATCAGGGAATCTTGGATGGACTTGATGTGGGGGCCGGTATCTATTATGTAGGAAAAAGGCCAGTTGATGAATGGACGCAAAAAACCTTTACAGCCGGACATGTGAATAGTGTGCAGCCAGGTGTGAGACCGTTTGATATGCCAGAGTACACAACTGTAGATGCTCAGGTAGGTTATGCCTTGAAAAACGGAGTGGGAGTAAGAGTATTTTTCAATAACATATTTGATAGAGTTGGATACAGCTCATATTTCAGAGGTGGTTATATCGATCAGATTCAGCCAAGAAATTTTGCGGTACAATTAAATTATAAGTTTTAA
- a CDS encoding Ppx/GppA phosphatase family protein: protein MRLAAIDIGSNAARLLINEVVENENGQTEFTKLNLLRVPLRLGMDVFKIGEIGPEREQMVIRSMKVFHDLMEIYNVEHYRACATSAMRDAKNGKHIIDTVKKEANINIEIISGDEEATLIYENHVAENMDNNFGYLYIDVGGGSTELTYYENKKLKYKKSFNIGTIRILNNLVKEESWEEMKSEIKDKIFGKKPIIAIGSGGNINKIFSMSKTKDGKPMSANLLKTYYKEAAPLSVQERMIKYNVREDRADVMVPALEIFNKIMLWGEIKQIYVPKISVADGLIHSLYNKIKKKR from the coding sequence ATGAGGCTAGCAGCAATTGATATCGGAAGTAATGCAGCAAGACTTCTGATTAATGAAGTAGTAGAAAATGAAAATGGCCAGACAGAATTTACCAAACTAAACCTCCTGAGAGTTCCGTTGAGGCTAGGAATGGACGTTTTTAAGATAGGCGAAATTGGTCCCGAAAGAGAACAAATGGTCATCCGTTCCATGAAGGTTTTCCATGATCTGATGGAAATCTATAATGTGGAACATTACAGAGCTTGTGCGACAAGTGCTATGCGTGATGCTAAAAATGGCAAGCATATTATAGACACTGTAAAGAAAGAAGCTAATATTAATATTGAGATTATATCCGGAGATGAAGAAGCAACGCTGATCTATGAAAATCATGTTGCCGAAAATATGGACAATAACTTCGGTTATCTGTATATAGATGTTGGTGGTGGTAGTACAGAACTAACGTATTACGAAAACAAAAAGCTCAAGTATAAAAAATCTTTTAATATCGGAACTATCCGTATTCTGAACAATCTTGTAAAAGAGGAAAGCTGGGAGGAAATGAAATCTGAGATAAAAGATAAAATTTTCGGTAAAAAACCCATTATAGCCATTGGTTCCGGGGGAAATATCAACAAAATATTTTCAATGAGCAAAACCAAGGATGGTAAGCCAATGTCTGCAAACTTACTGAAGACTTATTATAAAGAAGCCGCTCCGCTTAGTGTACAGGAAAGAATGATTAAATACAACGTCCGTGAAGACCGTGCCGATGTAATGGTACCTGCACTGGAAATATTCAACAAAATAATGCTGTGGGGAGAAATTAAACAAATCTATGTACCGAAAATCTCGGTCGCAGATGGTTTAATCCACTCTCTTTACAATAAAATAAAAAAGAAGCGCTGA
- the ppk1 gene encoding polyphosphate kinase 1 gives MPQFNARDISWLSFNARVLQEAADPQVPLPLRIKFLGIFSNNLDEFFRVRVAGLKRAMEMKSKITAESFFEEPQKILDKINKLVIQQQDDFNIIWEKIQKEMAEQNVFIRTNSDLNFQQRTFVRNYFDEDVESNVIPILLDEKKPMPFLRDKSLYIGIAMWNKNDKKQKHFAIIEVPSRTIGRFTILPSTNGEKNVILLEDVIIENLPYIFSYFGYDEFSAHCFKVTKDAEFDLDNDVRTSFVEKIEKGLKNRRKGKPTRFVFDKNMDPHLLEFLIKKLSLSKKDSIIPGEKIHNFKHFMDFPDVFKNYIKPVERTSFIHPDFDNKHRVTDVILKKDVLLNFPYHSFVSVIDLLREAAMDPDVTTIHITAYRLASNSKIANALINAVRNGKEVTVMLELRARFDEEANIFWKERLEEEGVKVLVGIPNKKVHAKLCIIKKRVHNKMTQYGFISTGNFNEKTAKVYGDNMLMTSNSTIMADINRVFSLLKKPKQDPVLALEKCKTLMVCPQHMRNKIVSYIDKEIEEAIAGRKAEIIVKVNSLSDKELIKKLYEAAEAGVTIKLIVRGIYCAVNQKTFKKKIHAISIVDEYLEHSRIMYFYHGGKELMYISSADWMTRNLDYRIEAAVRINNKDLKKELKEILNIQLHDNVKARDIGKNLKNQYYENDKKPFRSQIEIYNYLKHKAENEASSN, from the coding sequence ATGCCACAGTTTAATGCCAGAGACATATCATGGTTATCTTTTAACGCCAGAGTACTACAAGAGGCCGCAGATCCACAGGTTCCTTTACCATTAAGAATTAAATTTCTGGGAATTTTCTCTAACAATCTGGACGAATTTTTCAGAGTTCGTGTTGCCGGGCTAAAACGGGCTATGGAAATGAAATCAAAAATCACCGCAGAGTCTTTTTTCGAGGAGCCTCAGAAGATTTTGGACAAGATTAACAAACTGGTTATACAGCAACAAGACGATTTTAATATTATCTGGGAAAAGATCCAGAAGGAAATGGCAGAACAAAATGTCTTTATCCGTACCAATTCCGATCTAAATTTTCAGCAAAGAACTTTTGTACGTAATTATTTCGATGAGGATGTTGAATCGAATGTAATCCCAATCTTGCTGGATGAAAAGAAGCCTATGCCTTTCCTGCGTGACAAGAGTTTATACATAGGTATTGCTATGTGGAATAAAAATGACAAAAAGCAGAAACATTTTGCCATTATCGAGGTTCCCTCGCGTACCATTGGAAGATTTACTATTCTTCCGTCTACTAATGGCGAAAAGAATGTTATCCTGCTGGAAGATGTTATTATAGAAAACCTACCTTATATCTTTTCTTATTTTGGTTATGACGAATTCAGTGCTCACTGCTTCAAGGTGACTAAAGATGCAGAATTCGATCTGGATAACGATGTAAGAACCAGCTTTGTAGAAAAAATAGAAAAAGGCCTAAAAAACAGAAGAAAAGGAAAACCAACTCGTTTTGTTTTTGATAAAAATATGGATCCGCACCTACTGGAATTTTTAATTAAAAAATTGAGTTTATCCAAAAAAGACAGTATTATTCCCGGGGAAAAGATTCACAATTTCAAACACTTTATGGATTTCCCGGATGTCTTTAAAAATTATATAAAACCAGTAGAAAGAACATCTTTTATTCACCCTGATTTTGATAATAAACACAGGGTAACGGATGTTATTCTAAAGAAAGATGTGTTGCTGAACTTCCCTTATCATTCGTTTGTATCGGTTATAGATCTTTTACGTGAAGCTGCTATGGATCCGGATGTTACTACAATTCATATTACAGCTTATCGTCTGGCTTCCAATTCCAAAATAGCCAATGCATTGATTAATGCGGTAAGAAACGGAAAAGAAGTTACTGTAATGCTGGAATTACGTGCGCGCTTTGATGAAGAAGCCAATATTTTCTGGAAAGAAAGGCTTGAAGAAGAAGGTGTAAAAGTATTGGTTGGTATCCCTAATAAAAAAGTTCATGCCAAATTGTGCATTATAAAAAAACGTGTTCATAACAAAATGACACAATATGGCTTTATAAGCACCGGAAACTTCAATGAGAAAACGGCAAAAGTCTATGGTGATAATATGCTGATGACCAGCAATAGCACTATAATGGCGGATATCAACAGAGTTTTCAGCTTACTGAAGAAGCCTAAACAAGATCCTGTTCTTGCCTTAGAGAAATGTAAAACACTAATGGTATGCCCGCAGCATATGCGAAATAAAATAGTTTCCTATATCGATAAAGAAATCGAGGAAGCTATTGCAGGAAGGAAAGCCGAAATTATTGTAAAGGTAAACTCGTTAAGTGACAAAGAGCTCATCAAAAAGCTCTATGAAGCTGCAGAAGCGGGAGTTACCATTAAATTAATTGTCCGCGGAATTTACTGTGCCGTGAATCAGAAAACTTTCAAAAAGAAAATTCATGCTATAAGTATCGTCGATGAGTACCTGGAACATTCCAGAATTATGTATTTTTACCACGGCGGAAAAGAACTTATGTACATTTCTTCTGCCGACTGGATGACGCGTAACCTGGATTACAGGATTGAAGCCGCAGTAAGAATTAACAATAAAGATCTGAAAAAGGAACTTAAAGAAATTCTGAACATACAGTTGCACGATAATGTAAAAGCCCGTGATATTGGTAAGAATCTAAAAAACCAGTATTATGAAAATGATAAAAAACCTTTCCGCTCCCAAATAGAAATTTATAACTATTTAAAACATAAAGCAGAAAATGAGGCTAGCAGCAATTGA